The genomic interval TAGAGAATATCTGGGTCTGATATCTTAAAGTGGCATAGCTGCAAAAAACCCCTCTTTATTGCCGAAGCTATTCTCTGGGATACTCTATCAAAACGATTTTCTGGCTGGGTAAACTTAAGCAACTTGAGTAAAAAACTAACTCTGGCAAAAAATATATACAGGCTGACGATTAAAACAACAGCCAATGCAATGGGTTGAATGTAGCTCATCTCCCCTCCCTACTTCATCAGCATCTTGCTTATTACTATCCTCTGAATTTCATTTGTTCCTTCATAGATCTCTGTTATCTTTGCATCCCTGTAGTAGCGCTCCATCTCATACTCTGTAATGTAGCCGTAGCCTCCATAGACCTGAAGGGCTTCCTTTGTTACAAAGGTTGCAGCCTCTGATGCTGCTGCCTTTGCTATGGAGGATTCAAGGATAAAGTTTCTCTTTGCATCTTTTAGCCAGCCTGCATAGTAGGTTACCCATCTTGCCTGTTCTATT from Hippea jasoniae carries:
- a CDS encoding acyl-CoA dehydrogenase family protein, with the translated sequence NVKIPKENLLGKKGEGFKIAMDTLDGGRVGIAAQALGIAEGAFERAIEYSQERKQFGKPISAFQAIQFKLADMKMRIEQARWVTYYAGWLKDAKRNFILESSIAKAAASEAATFVTKEALQVYGGYGYITEYEMERYYRDAKITEIYEGTNEIQRIVISKMLMK